In Ornithodoros turicata isolate Travis chromosome 1, ASM3712646v1, whole genome shotgun sequence, the DNA window AACATGGATAGGGGCAGCACTACGCCGGACAAGGGTAGAAGTAATGCATGAAAATCTGGTTTCATTCCTTATTCTTTATTATTGTTTTTAGAAGGCAGCTTCCTTCTGTTGGGCTAGAGAACAGCTGCTTGCAGGCCACATGCGGCCAGCGTGTTTGAGACCCCTATAATCTAGACGCTTTGGGCCCCTCCTTTATGCTCAACATGCATCTTCCTTGGCACGGAGACGTGTCCCGAGACAGTACCCTGAGACGTGCTCATCTAGCTGGACCGAAGCACGGCATCTCCACTGCCCTAGCTCCTTACCAATGTCCCTTCATTTGAGAGGTCCCGTGTACGGTGGTGTTTTCCGCTTAGCTCCGCTTCTCCATGAGCTGTCTCTTCGGACAGCTATGCATCATTCATTACGTCATTCATCGCCACCTAGAGACTCATTCTGTCACTGCCTCAAGCCAGCATTAGGCATATAGCCACTCACTcagggaagaaagaaaacagttaCACATTACATCCGTCATCTCCATTGCACAGAATTAGCACGCAtattttttcctgggttttcctcggacgctgtcagacgtatgtcggcacaatttcctttgaagtcggcccaggcacATTCCCACAAAAGGGTtagtcgtaacgttgcccacctctgtgaggccgacaacggtaaGCTCTTTTAATAGTACCACTATGTGGGGGGgtactgctgaaagagctcgccgttgttggcctcacagaggtgggcaaccaCTATGTACCCACGATAGTACCAGCAgcccctggccaatctcccgtTGTGGATCAAGGTCAGAGAAtgcgaggaagaagaagaagaagaagaagaagattgagaCGCATGATTCTGCATATGAGCTTGAAGACATGAGGGAAGAACCATGGGGGCGTACGTATACTACGAGTTTTTTTAATGCAGCGTGGGCCTATGTGGGTCGCTATTTTATGCGTCAAATGTCGATTTATGTTGGAAAACTGTGCTGATAATGGCAAATTaggaaaagaaaatagaaatagCGGGACTGAACGGCGTCTAAGAGATAACTGTGGAATTACACGCCAACCAGCAGTCCCAACCCTGTCCTAACTTTATTCTCTTTCACCCGCGACGATGGGACTGGTCACAATACCACAAACTGGATCGCATTCAGTTGGGCTGAACAATACATTCGCTCCAGAAACAACATCGTGGATCAACAATTCCATTCGAGATCCGCCCATGATGGAACAAAAGATGTCAGCGGAACTAAATGCAGTCTTCAATATTTTGGAATTGGTAAGTGATTATGCGTGCCTCTCTCTACTGCGCGAAATAAACGATTAACGTGAAGCTGCTGGGTATGATTTCGTGCACGAATTGAGCCGTGTAATGGCGAAGtctacacacacaaaaataaccGTTCTTCGAGAGTTCCTCATGGTGCAAGAACCTTTCTCTGAACCTTTCTCTTCGAGAACGAAGGATCTGCAAGCCGTCCTACTTTTGAAGCACCTTTTAAATGTGCATACGGACAGGCCGAAAAACTTCAAAACATTCTTTCTCGAACGGTTATTGCTCCGTGTGTACGGGCAGAGGTGCTCCGGGAAGGTTAAAAAAATTCTTGCACCGACAGAACCAAGTGAGGCGTAGAGTGTTTCGTTAGGGGAGGAGAATCAAAAGAATTGCTCCAAGGGGCAATACTTTTCGACCCGCCACTTCGCAAGGGACAAAAGAAGCGGAACGGGACGAGACAGAAAGGGCGCCCCATGTGAAGGTGGCAAGGGTTGATATCAGCCatgcactctaaatcgtttcacacctttaaaggtgtaaaataggtgtattaacaaagatcacaccctacaactttgttttggaagttcctgagggtgtaacaatggtgtactacgccctcaggtgaaatatggtgataagtgtgtcgcctgggtgtagaaagggagtatgtttattttcgttcacatgaacaaaagtaaatatatacaacaacagggaacaggaagttacattacaaaagtgcatggcctggatttacaacacgtctaccatctggtaatgcatgcaggtttagaagatctgttgagatagtgcttaaatttctaaaacacgttgctcctcattgcaagacagaacaaatacatgatagtgctcatcatactcaactgtagttaatgtttgtatgagaaaaatggtatcagagttaataacatgtatgcctgcaatctcaacgaacacgggtaagtcctcctcggaagattcttttgcaacaacacagccaacagcaaatgtgttatcattatcaactgcacttttcacatagactatagattctgcgtgaatatcacggtcatgaatgtaactctgaattgcttctggggcatgttgaagtattatctccttggaaccatcagtatagatgtggcatttctgatgaagggctgcaaccacacatacatttgataaaattgatgtcttcttgctaatgaaagggttatgttcttaaaatctCGAGTTTTTCttgcaacatctttaaaatgctagtgtttcctttcgaaacgcgtacaaccatacagataggagaggaccaaacatcctgatgagtcgcggataatgaacaacgtaatgcattttacgcgggttagatatttgtgggtacaacactgcaaagcctcgaagaaacgaataaatgcaacgctctaagtaatgaacatgcagatgggggaggtgcctgctcatgaggtGGTCTACAATTTCatgaaaagctatatacagctgccatgcttcattgccatgcacagctgccatgccatacatgattgtctgtacgtcggctgtgcatgtttacacacatatttaatcaccttgatgtgcatacatatgtggacctcaatgtgattatacgcaatatgctggtgattgtgaatacacagttaccggcatattgccacaaacccagcagttttattcggcgttacacccttaacgccgtgttaaaatacaccttaaaaggtgtgcgccatgaacattttgatttacaccctttaaggtgtaaaacgatttagagtgatGGTAAGTTACTACAAAAAAGCAACTAAGTTACTCGCTGCAGTTAATTCGCAAAAATGGACAATTCTCCCAGTGGGCGTGGCCATATACTTTTGGCAGTGTGAGTCACGCTGCCGTACAACTACatctttcgtttttgttttcttatcgAAGGCACTGGACGCATGCTTGTATTGGCACTTGTGGAGCATCACTGTGGCCAGCCGACTGATCATATTCGTGCACGGAGCTTCACTGACGTATGCAGTCAATTGTGGCCACATTCTGCTCGCCGTCGCCATCTCCGATAGCACACGTTACCTACTCTACGTCACATTCTACGTGAGTATAGCGGCTCCATTGAATAAGCAGTACGGATGCATACATTCTTCTTATTGCTTGACGGGTGGTATTTAAATAAATCGCATTTTAAATAAACTGGTTTTTACATAAtgtatatttttatgtagaCATTGCACCGAATCCTATTCATATTTCAATACCATTTTTAATAGCCGTTTGTAACGCCACATAGATTATAATAACCTGTACATACACGTAAGCATTTCGCTCTGCCTGTGACAGGTATTGGTTCTTTGGCAGCGACAGGTACAGTAGGCATTAGCAGTAGAAAAATAGGCGTTCGGCCCGGGCCATTCTCCTCACGTCTCGATAATCCCACAGATCAGGCGCGCCCCTAAGGAGGCCCGGGCTGAGCCCCTGCCATTGATTTACGCCCCCCTCCCCTCTCCGGCCCTGTGTGCGTGTGTACGTCAGTGAACGCCGCGAATGTCGCGAACGACGGAGATGCCGGTGAACTTGTCACGTTCACACAGCAATCCGTGAATCCCGCGGACGCCGTGAAGGTGCCGAAAGCCGCTGCGCGAGAGTAGACATTGCTTCTACTTTTGACGGGAGTGCCGGGGAAGACGCgagtctggaccaatcagcgtgcTCCGCGAGCTAGAATGCTGGCACGGGAGAACAGCGGCGTAGACAGCAAACATGGCGGATGCGTAACCTGGCCTACGAAATTCTAATCAAGGCTCTAAGGTATAGCGCTAAATATTGCACGATAGCAAACACAGGAGGAGCGGAAACGTAGATATGAAGACCGCATCATAGCAGCTGCTGAAAGAAGACGAGGAAGTAAGTGTCGACTGTGTTGAGACATGTGTAGATGCACGTCGTCTGCTGTTCGAAGCGGGCGTCGCTTTACAGGTTGCTGTATAAAAcgcaataaatatgtatttggcAATTGTTATTCTGATTTATCACAACGACATTTAACGTATTACACGTGTGGAGCTTGAGTACTGTTCGAAGAATGAAACGGATCAGTTTTTGTAGTGGAGTTCAGTGGTGCCAGTAGTGCCGGCATTCCCGGTGTTCGGAACACAGTGTGAACGAGACTGTCGCGAATGCCGAAAAAGCGGTGAATGAGTTCCCCGCGTTCGCGGCTTTCGATGATGTAGTGTGAACGTAGCATTAATGTCACAATTCGAATATataggaaaaagaagaaaactctCATTTTGATGGCACATTTTCCGCACGACACCACGTGTCCTGGAGCCAACATgttcactctttctttcttatcTGGCCTAACCTAATTATCGGAACTTTGTCGGACACATATATATTTCATCTGCATGCGCTTTGCGACACCAGCAAATCCCTAtatcttcgagaacgaaagagtGGCTAAGGATCTCCAAGCAGTCCTGCCTTTGaagaattgggctagttggtagaagttcgtagtgccagaagctttctctgaacctttcttgtatcttcgagaacgaaagagtggctaaggatctccaagcagtcctgcttttgaagaattgggctagttggtagaagttcgtagtgcaataagctttctctgaacctttcctatatcttcgagaacgaaagagtggctaaggatctccaagcagtcctgcttttgaagaattgggctagttggtagaagttcgtagtgcaagaagctttctctgaacctttcctatatcttcgagaacgaaagagtggctaaggatctccaagcagtcctgcttttgaagaattgggctagttggtagaagttcgtagtgcaataagctttctctgaacctttcctatatcttcgagaacgaaagagtggctaaggatctccaagcagtcctgcttttgaagaattgggctagttggtagaagttcgtagtgcaagaagctttctctgaacctttcctatatcttcgagaacgaaagagtggctaaggatctccaagcagtcctgcttttgaagaattgggctagttggtagaagttcgtagtgccagaagctttctctgaacctttcttgtatcttcgagaacgaaagagtggctaaggatctccaagcagtcctgcttttgaagaattgggctagttggtagaagttcgtagtgcaataagctttctctgaacctttcctatatcttcgagaacgaaagagtggctaaggatctccaagcagtcctgcttttgaagaattgggctagttggtagaagttcgtagtgcaataagctttctctgaacctttcctatatcttcgagaacgaaagagtggctaaggatctccaagcagtcctgcttttgaagaattgggctagttggtagaagttcgtagtgcaagaagctttctctgaacctttcctaTATCTTTGAGAACGAAAGAGTGGCTAAGGATC includes these proteins:
- the LOC135389596 gene encoding uncharacterized protein LOC135389596, whose translation is MWGGTAERARRCWPHRGGQPLCTHDSTSSPWPISRCGSRSENARKKKKKKKKIETHDSAYELEDMREEPWGLGLNNTFAPETTSWINNSIRDPPMMEQKMSAELNAVFNILELALDACLYWHLWSITVASRLIIFVHGASLTYAVNCGHILLAVAISDSTRYLLYVTFYFELFQFSAATTLVIGGILLLACKLSKVDGALGLGCGFVHTLHYGYVMYNNHIR